The genome window AATGGGGCTTTTCTTTACCATTCGTAAAATTTCTGCAGCATGATTTTCTTAGCGGATGCCTGGACTTCGGGCGACATAGTCGATGGGAGACAACTGAATGAGCAATGACGGCGTGAATGCTGGCCGGCGTCGTTTCCTGGTTGCCGCCACCTCAGTGGTGGGAGCAGCAGGAGCGGTGGGTGCCGCGGTCCCGTTTGTGGGGTCGTGGTTCCCGAGTGCCAAGGCCAAAGCCGCAGGTGCACCGGTCAAGGTGAATATCAGCAAGGTGGAGCCTGGGCAGCAGATTGTTGCTGAGTGGCGGGGGCAACCGGTGTTTGTGCTGAATCGTACCGAGGAAATGCTGGGAAATCTGGAGAAGGTTGTTCCGCTACTGGCCGATCCGGATTCCAAGGACTCTGTCCAGCCGGCTTACGTCAACCCTCAGCAGCGCTCGATCAAGC of Pseudomonas pohangensis contains these proteins:
- the petA gene encoding ubiquinol-cytochrome c reductase iron-sulfur subunit, whose amino-acid sequence is MSNDGVNAGRRRFLVAATSVVGAAGAVGAAVPFVGSWFPSAKAKAAGAPVKVNISKVEPGQQIVAEWRGQPVFVLNRTEEMLGNLEKVVPLLADPDSKDSVQPAYVNPQQRSIKPELLVLVGLCTHLGCSPTFRPEVAPADLGPEWEGGYFCPCHGSRYDLSGRVYKGQPAPLNLPVPDYSYESNDVIVIGVAQEKA